The genomic segment TCGTgcacaagagagaagagaagaaactggAGAGAGATGGTCAAATTATTATactcttttctctctgattgatttttttttttttggttcgtgCTCAACTCTATCTATCACACACAATACAGACGACGCTaacctcttttttctttttttttttttcttttttcttctgtattttgtttttccgaatttatattaaagataaaaattagttttactTGCGCAGGAGTTTTAGAACCGTGATGAagagttttatttattagtaaaacttaaattttatttcattatgaatttttatttttaatttaacctTGATCTCCAAGGTCCCAAAGTCCAAAAAGCTCCCATTTTCataaactttaacaaaataaatatactactTACTAAGCACATTCTAACAAAATCAACCGAATATATATTTGTGGAAAACAACATCACGATCGAGAATCGAGAGATAAACGAAAAAGAGTTTCAAATATATActactttttttataatacCGAGCTACATAAGATTAAACCGGCTGATGTTCTATTTAAACCGGACGAGGTGTGGTTAAATTATTCAATTGTTCGGTACGAAAAGGTTTGAAACCGGTTAAGTGTGAGTATCTGTTTTTCGACAGGACAAAGAAGTTGGAGGATGTGTCATCAAATCATTAATCAAGCTGTCTTCATCAGATTGGAAAGATTCTCTTTTGCTCAAtcctattcttcttcttcttacaacaTTCTCTCTAAGGATctaataaggaagaagaagaaagaaagacaagaaTGAACGTAGAAGAAGAGATTCAGAAACTGGAAGAAGAGATCCATCGTCTTGGTTCTCGTCAGACCGATGGCTCTTacaaggtctctctctctttctttcttctttagctCTTCTTAGATCTCCCTATACAATCTGGAATCCACAATCTCTTATCTCAAGAATCAAGATCGTCACAATTTCTCTGGCTCAgatctaaaatataataaaaatggttGATTGATATGAATCTGATCTTCAAAGATTGATTTGTTCAGGTGACGTTTGGAGTCTTGTTCAATGACGACCGATGTGCCAACATCTTCGAAGCATTGGTTGGGACATTGAGAGCCGCCAAGAAACGCAAAATTGTTGCTTTCGAAGGTGAACTCTTGCTTCAAGGTGTTCACGACAAGGTTGAGATCACTCtccgaccaccaccaccacaagcTGCTGCTCCTGCTGCTGCCTCCTCCTAAGTTCCCATTTATAATCTTTAGATTCTCTCTGTTTGTGTGTTAAAATGATAAATCACCAAGACCAATGTTTTCCATTGCTTCTCTCGAGCTATTTTGCAATTGTTGCATGCAACAAATGTATTAACAAGAaatatttcttctcttctgcCCTTATATAAACAGAGCTATACAACAGGGAATCTCATAACAACGCTTTACCAAGTTTACATATCCTTTAATAGCAATATCTGAAGAAACAAACATTAATTTACATATACATCTAAAGAAACTTCACCAGCTTTACAATCCAGTTTCCTTTCTGACCAAAGTCTCAGAATCCAAGTACTTGACTGCATGTGATCAATGATTCTCTCTTGCGTGTTAAATCTTGCTGCAAGTTAGGCACCTTAATCCAAGCTCCAGAGAGAGCGAGGAGCTCTATACAGGTTCAAGAAAGACAAGAGTGAACCCTGATCTTGAAGTAATCTTATCCTAGGCATAACCTATCCCATGACTCTGCAAATAATCTAAACCATTTCAGTTACACCTTTCTCAGTGCCGACTCGACTTCATATCTACTTGTGTATCTACGAGTATACTTACACAATGGTTACAGCCAGAAGAAAACCCTTCCTCGATTGTAGAGCAGAAGACCAAAAAGAAACTAGGCTTGAAGCCTCAGGCGGTTGAAGAACATCACAAAGTGATATTCAGGTGCCCAATAGACGAATCCGACGACGGGTCCTCCTTTTACATACTGCATCAACCAcatcacacacaaaaaagttGTCAACATTTTAAGTTTCCGTCATGAAAAAGTTAGTTTTAGTTTAGTGAGAGACGAAGAGAGGAACCTTGCCATCGAGGATTACAAGCTCGCCATCTACCCATCTCGGATTACGAAATCCAGGATCAGCAAGCCTACCTTGTCCTTTATATCTGGCAATCTGCATTTTTATGAAAATCTCTATTATGAAGCTACACAAACCAGAACTTCAATAAGAAGTTAAGAACATAGAACTTAATGATAAATCTGAATAGCATTTTAAGCACACCACTCCAAATTCTTCGGGGATGAGTCCTTTATGTGGGAGCTCATAACGTCTACCAATCTTTGCCCGAAATGCAACCTGTCATGGGATAAGACTGTGGTAAGGCACACATCATGATATGGCAATAGAAAAGTAGTATGGAAGAGTTACTAAAAAAAGAAGGATATTATTTATACAACCAAGTGACTATTGCATGATAATACTGCTTTCCTATGTAGCCAGAAAGGTAACAgcgtgtttttttttaccagatTGGTAACACAGTCCTTTGATTACGCAAGTTCTTAACAGTGACCATAAAAACTACAAGTTT from the Camelina sativa cultivar DH55 chromosome 12, Cs, whole genome shotgun sequence genome contains:
- the LOC104729886 gene encoding costars family protein At4g33640-like — its product is MNVEEEIQKLEEEIHRLGSRQTDGSYKVTFGVLFNDDRCANIFEALVGTLRAAKKRKIVAFEGELLLQGVHDKVEITLRPPPPQAAAPAAASS